In a single window of the Spirochaetaceae bacterium genome:
- a CDS encoding ABC transporter permease, producing the protein MTASIASSAKSVVKFAFRTNAKLSAGFTIVLLLVLISVAADLLAPYDVASIGLHAPDLPPSFQNLLGTDTLGRDVFDQLVHAVRQSLIIGFFTGLVGLVVGSAVGIFSGYRGGLVDDSLRSVTDVFLVIPTIPLLVVLSSYVRFLTIPALVLILAVFAWPFPARTFRSQVLSLRKREFINLAKLSGMSDIKIVFREILPNMLPYVGTTFANAVSGAILAEVFLEILGLGPQNTTTLGVMVYWAMWRGAMIRGILWWVLPPMVILVLIFLGLQLINIGLDEVYNPRVRKGAAPA; encoded by the coding sequence GTGACGGCGTCCATCGCTTCCTCGGCTAAGAGCGTTGTCAAGTTCGCGTTCCGCACCAACGCCAAGCTGTCGGCCGGCTTCACCATCGTCCTGCTGCTGGTGCTGATCTCCGTCGCGGCCGACCTGCTGGCTCCCTACGACGTGGCGTCGATCGGACTTCACGCGCCCGACCTGCCGCCCTCGTTCCAGAACCTGCTCGGTACCGACACGCTCGGGCGCGACGTCTTCGACCAGTTGGTGCACGCGGTCCGGCAGTCGCTGATCATCGGGTTCTTTACCGGCCTGGTAGGCCTGGTGGTCGGATCGGCGGTCGGCATATTCAGCGGCTACCGGGGCGGCTTGGTGGACGACTCGCTGCGCAGCGTCACCGACGTGTTCCTGGTGATCCCCACCATTCCCCTGCTCGTGGTGCTGTCCTCCTACGTCCGCTTCCTGACCATTCCCGCGCTGGTCCTGATCCTGGCCGTGTTCGCCTGGCCGTTCCCGGCCCGCACCTTTCGCTCCCAGGTCCTCAGCCTGCGCAAGCGGGAGTTCATCAATCTCGCCAAGCTGTCCGGGATGAGCGACATCAAGATCGTGTTTCGGGAAATCCTGCCCAACATGCTGCCCTACGTCGGCACCACCTTCGCGAACGCCGTGTCGGGCGCGATCCTGGCCGAGGTGTTCCTGGAGATTCTCGGCCTCGGGCCGCAGAACACCACCACCCTCGGCGTCATGGTGTACTGGGCGATGTGGCGCGGGGCCATGATCCGCGGCATCCTGTGGTGGGTACTGCCGCCGATGGTGATCCTGGTGCTGATCTTCCTCGGCCTGCAGCTCATCAACATCGGCCTCGACGAGGTGTACAACCCCAGGGTCCGCAAGGGAGCGGCACCGGCATGA
- a CDS encoding ABC transporter ATP-binding protein: MSNRLLEVKNVKKVFGSGIGRQHKTIALQDFSLTLYDDQPMITAIAGESGSGKTTLARLILDFIKPTAGEILWRGRNLHKMSRKELMSYRRECQAVFQDPYAAFNPFYRVDHVFHMAVTEFKLARRKADEARIIGEALEVVGLRPQEILGKYPHQLSGGQRQRLIVARAFLLKPRLIVADEPVSMIDASLRAMILDIMLKLKDEFGISFLYITHDLSTAYQISDRIFILYEGTVSETGDATGVIGNPRHPYTQLLIGSVPTPDPARKWSEEIEVSADEELGKGDKAGCRFYRRCPHAMEECHRSPPRLYEVGEDGHYASCFLYRDSG; the protein is encoded by the coding sequence ATGAGCAACCGGCTGCTGGAAGTGAAGAACGTGAAGAAGGTGTTCGGCAGCGGCATCGGCAGGCAGCACAAAACGATCGCGCTCCAGGACTTCTCCCTCACTCTGTACGACGACCAGCCGATGATCACGGCGATCGCCGGCGAGTCGGGCAGCGGCAAGACCACGCTCGCGCGCCTCATTCTGGACTTCATCAAGCCGACCGCGGGAGAGATCCTGTGGCGCGGCCGCAACCTCCACAAGATGTCCAGGAAGGAACTGATGTCGTACCGGCGCGAGTGCCAGGCCGTGTTCCAGGACCCGTACGCCGCCTTCAACCCGTTCTACCGCGTCGATCACGTGTTCCACATGGCGGTCACCGAATTCAAGCTGGCGCGCCGCAAGGCGGATGAGGCGCGCATCATCGGTGAAGCGCTCGAGGTGGTGGGCCTCCGCCCGCAGGAGATCCTCGGCAAGTACCCGCACCAGCTCTCGGGCGGCCAGCGCCAGCGGCTCATTGTCGCGCGCGCCTTCCTGCTCAAGCCGCGCCTGATCGTGGCCGACGAGCCGGTGTCGATGATCGACGCCTCCCTGCGGGCGATGATCCTCGACATCATGCTCAAGCTGAAGGACGAGTTCGGCATCAGCTTCCTGTACATCACCCACGATCTGTCCACCGCCTACCAGATCAGCGACCGCATCTTCATTCTTTACGAGGGCACCGTATCGGAAACCGGCGACGCCACCGGGGTCATCGGCAACCCCCGGCATCCCTACACCCAGTTGCTGATCGGCTCCGTTCCCACCCCCGATCCTGCCCGCAAGTGGTCCGAGGAGATCGAGGTGTCCGCGGACGAGGAACTCGGCAAGGGCGACAAGGCGGGATGCCGGTTCTACCGCCGCTGCCCGCACGCGATGGAGGAGTGCCACCGCAGCCCGCCGCGCCTGTACGAAGTGGGCGAAGACGGCCACTACGCCTCCTGCTTCCTGTACCGGGACAGCGGCTGA
- a CDS encoding ABC transporter permease, with product MAALVTYIGRRLLAYFLTVIVAISANFFIPRMIPGDPISALIDQMAQHGEVVSGGAEIVAAYKEQFGLDGTWMEQYFRYLWSLLRGDLGPSIMAFPTTVQELLVTALPWTMGLLLVATVISWVLGNLLGAIVGWRRDSKINSAIVVLSLGLNQIPYYFVALLLVFFFSYNLSVFPSSGGFSLIGGRPEGWKLVWDIIYHATLPALSIVIASIGLWVITMRSMILTTLGEDYILLAEAKGLKRSMILTKYALRNALLPQVAAFGIALGFVMNGSILTETIFNYPGLGALLLSAIGNLDYNLLQGILLLTILSVLTANLILEILYPIIDPRISHGGD from the coding sequence ATGGCCGCTCTTGTAACGTACATCGGCAGGAGGTTGTTGGCGTATTTCCTGACCGTGATCGTCGCGATCAGCGCCAATTTCTTCATTCCACGGATGATTCCGGGCGACCCCATCTCCGCGCTCATCGACCAGATGGCGCAGCACGGCGAGGTGGTTTCCGGGGGTGCCGAGATAGTCGCGGCGTACAAGGAGCAGTTCGGCCTCGACGGCACCTGGATGGAGCAATACTTCAGGTACCTGTGGAGCCTGCTGCGCGGCGACCTCGGACCGTCGATCATGGCGTTTCCCACTACCGTGCAGGAGTTGTTGGTGACCGCCCTGCCATGGACCATGGGGCTGCTCCTGGTGGCCACCGTGATCAGTTGGGTGCTCGGCAACCTGCTCGGCGCGATCGTCGGCTGGCGGCGCGATTCGAAGATAAACTCGGCGATTGTCGTGTTGAGTCTCGGGCTCAACCAGATCCCTTACTACTTCGTGGCCCTGCTGCTGGTCTTTTTCTTCTCTTACAATCTGTCCGTGTTCCCGTCTTCCGGCGGTTTCAGCCTGATCGGCGGGCGCCCGGAGGGCTGGAAGCTGGTCTGGGACATCATCTACCATGCCACCCTGCCGGCGCTGTCGATCGTGATCGCATCGATCGGTTTATGGGTCATCACCATGCGCTCGATGATCCTGACCACGCTCGGCGAAGACTACATCCTGCTCGCCGAGGCCAAGGGCCTGAAGCGGTCGATGATTCTGACCAAGTACGCCCTCAGGAATGCCCTGCTGCCGCAGGTGGCCGCGTTCGGAATAGCCCTCGGCTTCGTCATGAACGGGTCGATCCTGACCGAAACCATATTCAACTATCCCGGCCTCGGAGCACTGCTGCTGTCCGCGATCGGCAATCTCGACTACAACCTGTTGCAGGGTATTCTGCTGTTGACCATCCTGTCGGTGCTGACCGCCAATCTCATTCTGGAAATCCTGTATCCGATCATCGATCCGCGCATCAGCCATGGAGGTGACTGA
- a CDS encoding ABC transporter ATP-binding protein: MSDVALKVEDLKVYYWTARGPVKAVDGIDLEVRRGERFGIVGESGCGKSTTATTLLRLIKPPGSVEQGRIFVGGQDILQLDEDRMRSVRWSRISLIPQGSMNSLNPVVKIGSQINDAVTAHGGGGGRAESKARIIELLGRVGLPARVYHMYPHELSGGMKQRVCIAMAIVLQPQVIVADEPTSALDVVVQRVVTQTLIKVQEGLGAALVIIGHDMGLLAQLVHRLAVMYAGKVAEVSPAEDIYKDPLHPYTQLLIGSVPSVKEKKPLEGIPGLPPDLLAPPSGCIFHPRCPHATERCRVEVPRYREVRPGRMVACHLYDEWDGDNEQPAAGSGT, encoded by the coding sequence ATGAGCGATGTTGCGCTCAAGGTGGAAGACCTCAAGGTCTACTACTGGACCGCCCGCGGACCGGTCAAGGCGGTAGACGGCATCGACCTCGAAGTGAGGCGGGGCGAGCGCTTCGGCATCGTCGGCGAATCCGGCTGCGGCAAGTCGACCACCGCGACCACGCTGCTGCGCCTTATCAAGCCGCCCGGGTCCGTCGAGCAGGGACGCATTTTCGTCGGCGGCCAGGACATACTGCAACTCGACGAGGACCGGATGAGATCCGTGCGCTGGAGCCGGATCTCGCTGATTCCGCAGGGCTCGATGAACTCGCTCAACCCCGTGGTGAAGATCGGCAGCCAGATAAACGACGCGGTCACCGCCCACGGCGGCGGCGGCGGACGCGCGGAGTCGAAGGCCAGAATCATCGAGCTGCTCGGCCGGGTGGGCCTGCCGGCCCGCGTCTACCACATGTACCCGCACGAACTGTCCGGCGGCATGAAGCAACGCGTATGCATTGCGATGGCGATCGTCCTGCAGCCCCAGGTGATCGTCGCCGACGAGCCGACCAGCGCACTCGACGTCGTGGTGCAGCGCGTGGTCACGCAGACCCTCATCAAGGTGCAGGAAGGGCTTGGCGCGGCGCTCGTCATCATCGGGCACGACATGGGCCTCCTGGCCCAACTGGTGCACCGCCTCGCGGTGATGTATGCCGGCAAGGTCGCCGAGGTCAGTCCGGCCGAGGACATCTACAAGGACCCCCTGCATCCCTATACCCAGCTCCTGATCGGCTCGGTGCCTTCGGTGAAGGAGAAAAAGCCGCTGGAGGGCATACCGGGACTGCCTCCCGACCTCCTCGCGCCGCCGTCCGGATGCATCTTTCATCCCCGTTGCCCGCACGCCACCGAGCGCTGCCGGGTGGAGGTGCCGCGCTATCGGGAGGTCCGGCCCGGGCGCATGGTCGCGTGCCATTTGTACGATGAGTGGGACGGCGACAACGAGCAACCGGCTGCTGGAAGTGGAACGTGA